The region ACATGGACTTGGGTTGCTCTGTTTGCTCACTGGCAGGTGTGGGAGATGCTCACTACTTCCATACTCAGAATCCTGACCCTGACCCCTCCCGTCATCAAATTGATGACCCCTACAGCCGCAACATCTTATGGCCCAATTATCACTCTGGGCGCAATGGGGACTGCCAGACAATTACGCCTGTCGAGCCAGTTCATGACTTGCTTAGACATCCAGACTCACCCATGGGCAGAATTCAATTTTTTCCAGCCCATCCCCATGAAGGAGCAGTAGGCGCACCTGCCAACAATCCCAATGCACGTGTGATTGCAACAGGAACCAGCAAAGTCACCGGGCGAACTTTTAACCTGGTAGTCGCTTTTGAGCGAGAACTTGATGAATATGGGAATACTTTGGGCAGAGCGATCGCAGAATCTACCTTCCACCATTTTTGCGATTATAACTGGGATGCTTCGATGGGGTGTCCTAGCTTTGTGGATGAGCCACCTGGCAATACGATGCAGACGGAACCTCAGGCGATCCCAGATTTGAAAGCTTACTTGAAAAATCTGGTGTGTTGGTTGACTCCTGAGAAGAACGAATGGTGTTAGCTGCCATCATTACCATCATTACAATTTTGTCGCCTGGCACACTGAGAACAGTTCATGAGGCTTCCCTGACTGCTTCATCGTTCTTTACCGGGCAGCGCTGAATTTTTTACCCCCACAGGTTTTTTATCTTGGTGCCGCCAGTGGACATTTTTATAATGTATGGTATTAGCACTACATGGTATTAGCACTACATTGTTGATTAAGTTGGTTGATTCAGTTGATTAATGTCTTGCTGCCCTTTTGGGGTTGGGTTCCAGGCAGTATATACGCAGTGTGGGCGATTGCAAAGCACGAAGAACGTATGGTTCGTGTCCAGTAGATTTAGCTGATCAGACCAGAGCGTAATGCCAGAACGGCGGCTTGAGTGCGATCATCTGCACAGAGCTTGTTCAAAATATTACGGACATGGGTTTTAACCGTACCGACTGAGATAAACAGTTTTTCTGCGATCGCGGCATTGCTACAACCATCCACAATCAGTTGCAAGATTTCTAATTCTCGCTCGGTTAAAGGCGTTTCGCCAAGCATTTGTTCCATTTCCGGTTGCACAGAGTCAATCGCGATCGTCTTGGTTCTATCATGTATTGGGCTGGCGGCTTGCCGGACTTTTTGCAGCACGATATTTGCAATCATGGGGTCAATCCAGGAGTTCCCCTCATCTGTGG is a window of Leptolyngbyaceae cyanobacterium JSC-12 DNA encoding:
- a CDS encoding hypothetical protein (IMG reference gene:2510098206); its protein translation is MATPIQILLQTTIPMTEDDWSIARFSRLREYLSSLIDADGNPLCKVVARDREANANGDDPILSTLHESEFDQLWLFAVDVGDGISDADCIGISNFRRRGGGMMVTRDHMDLGCSVCSLAGVGDAHYFHTQNPDPDPSRHQIDDPYSRNILWPNYHSGRNGDCQTITPVEPVHDLLRHPDSPMGRIQFFPAHPHEGAVGAPANNPNARVIATGTSKVTGRTFNLVVAFERELDEYGNTLGRAIAESTFHHFCDYNWDASMGCPSFVDEPPGNTMQTEPQAIPDLKAYLKNLVCWLTPEKNEWC
- a CDS encoding hypothetical protein (IMG reference gene:2510098207) — translated: MVLAAIITIITILSPGTLRTVHEASLTASSFFTGQR